The Chiloscyllium punctatum isolate Juve2018m chromosome 12, sChiPun1.3, whole genome shotgun sequence genome includes a region encoding these proteins:
- the lmod3 gene encoding leiomodin-3 isoform X2: MAGSSAALLRAEFWTFAPGRPRDRKSPAEVQTFPSDLFFQKAPTMSDCSQEQDDNEPNSGELDEDEILATLSPEELKQLQNEMEVLDPDPLVPLGQRQRDHTEKAPTGSFDHRSLIDYLYWEKESSRLLEEERIPVILLNSETVEGRTEEPPAEKECEEEKSKSERDRDKEEESTKHLNGNGQRIQQDNKLENKEIKYKSEKEKETLEMMKAQQVKDLPVIEPELQTEDNGSNQLEGSGKTIPDQPNDQPKIEDPILLCNKTEACSSTEEQVECNNNKKGSEEEISTLPKESQENTEGKPRKGKVGKKVGLDSSFLKLTARPSGNPTLLDESLADIRNNKPDLKEVNLNNVENIPKDMLKSFVEALKKNKHVTSFSITNTGADDEIAFAIANMLRENKKIVTLNIESNFITGKGIVAIMRCLQFNEILTELRFHNQRHMLGHHAEMEIARLLKANTTLLKLGYHFELPGPRMVVTNLLSRNLDQQRQRRLEQQRNQVVQEQELMMNACQKINPGLLEMVDGYVPNHSTLCEEPPLPPNTYYNRPKKIVRVQLRKIPKKQSKIKTCTTDGNDKPNLKAMLKSLKPVPRTRQAPLVENTPRDLLLNDIRQSNVAYLKPVPLPKLLS; encoded by the exons ATGGCAGGCAGCTCGGCAGCACTGCTGCGTGCTGAGTTCTGGACATTTGCTCCGGGAAGACCGAGGGACAGGAAGTCTCCAGCTGAAGTCCAAACTTTCCCCAGCGATCTTTTCTTCCAGAAGGCACCGACCATGTCTGACTGCAGCCAGGAACAGGACGACAATGAGCCCAACAGCGGGGAGCTGGATGAGGATGAAATCCTGGCAACTCTGTCTCCCGAAGAATTGAAGCAACTGCAAAACGAGATGGAAGTTCTGGACCCTGACCCGCTTGTGCCCTTAGGGCAGAggcagagagatcacactgagaaagcACCCACTGGCTCCTTCGATCACAGATCCCTGATTGACTACTTGTACTGGGAGAAGGAGTCCAGCCGATTGCTGGAGGAGGAAAGGATCCCGGTCATTCTGCTGAacagtgag ACTGTAGAAGGAAGAACTGAAGAACCACCAGCTGAAAAGGAGTGTGAAGAAGAGAAGAGTAAAAGTGAAAGAGACAGAGATAAAGAAGAAGAAAGCACCAAACATCTGAATGGAAATGGTCAGCGGATTCAGCAAGATAATAAACTGGAGAACAAAGAAATCAAATACAAAtcagagaaagagaaggagacaTTGGAGATGATGAAGGCACAGCAAGTCAAAGATCTGCCAGTGATTGAACCTGAACTTCAAACCGAAGATAATGGCAGTAACCAGCTGGAGGGATCGGGGAAGACCATTCCGGATCAACCTAATGACCAGCCGAAGATTGAAGACCCCATTCTCTTGTGCAATAAGACAGAGGCTTGTTCCTCCACTGAAGAACAGGTTGAATGCAATAACAATAAAAAAGGCAGCGAAGAAGAAATTTCTACACTACCCAAAGAAAGCCAAGAAAATACTGAGGGGAAACCAAGAAAAGGAAAGGTTGGAAAGAAGGTAGGACTGGACAGTAGTTTCCTCAAACTGACTGCAAGGCCTTCGGGAAACCCAACGCTCTTGGATGAGTCATTGGCAGATATTCGCAATAACAAACCTGACCTTAAAGAGGTCAACCTGAACAATGTGGAAAATATCCCAAAAGATATGCTGAAAAGCTTTGTGGAAGCTTTGAAGAAGAACAAACATGTCACTTCATTCAGCATCACAAATACAGGTGCTGATGATGAAATTGCCTTTGCCATAGCCAACATGCTAAGAGAGAACAAAAAAATTGTTACCCTTaatattgaatccaatttcatcACAGGAAAAGGCATTGTGGCTATCATGAGGTGCTTACAGTTCAATGAGATTCTCACTGAGCTGAGGTTTCACAACCAGAGACATATGTTGGGTCATCATGCTGAGATGGAGATTGCCAGACTTCTCAAAGCCAACACCACCCTCCTGAAGTTGGGTTATCACTTTGAGCTGCCAGGGCCCAGAATGGTGGTCACCAACTTGCTAAGTCGCAATCTAGATCAACAGAGACAACGGAGGTTGGAGCAGCAGAGAAACCAGGTTGTGCAGGAACAAGAATTGATGATGAATGCCTGTCAAAAAATTAACCCAggcctgctggagatggtggatgGATATGTGCCCAATCACTCCACCCTCTGTGAAGAACCTCCCCTTCCACCAAATACCTATTACAATCGTCCAAAGAAAATTGTTCGAGTACAGCTCAGAAAAATTCCCAAAAAACAAAGTAAAATTAAAACTTGTACTACAGACGGGAATGACAAACCAAACCTGAAGGCAATGTTAAAGTCACTAAAGCCAGTTCCCAGGACTCGACAAGCTCCTTTAGTTGAAAATACCCCTCGAGATCTGTTATTAAATGATATTCGTCAGAGCAACGTGGCTTATTTAAAACCT GTTCCACTTCCAAAGCTGTTGAGTTGA
- the lmod3 gene encoding leiomodin-3 isoform X1, with amino-acid sequence MAGSSAALLRAEFWTFAPGRPRDRKSPAEVQTFPSDLFFQKAPTMSDCSQEQDDNEPNSGELDEDEILATLSPEELKQLQNEMEVLDPDPLVPLGQRQRDHTEKAPTGSFDHRSLIDYLYWEKESSRLLEEERIPVILLNSEQTVEGRTEEPPAEKECEEEKSKSERDRDKEEESTKHLNGNGQRIQQDNKLENKEIKYKSEKEKETLEMMKAQQVKDLPVIEPELQTEDNGSNQLEGSGKTIPDQPNDQPKIEDPILLCNKTEACSSTEEQVECNNNKKGSEEEISTLPKESQENTEGKPRKGKVGKKVGLDSSFLKLTARPSGNPTLLDESLADIRNNKPDLKEVNLNNVENIPKDMLKSFVEALKKNKHVTSFSITNTGADDEIAFAIANMLRENKKIVTLNIESNFITGKGIVAIMRCLQFNEILTELRFHNQRHMLGHHAEMEIARLLKANTTLLKLGYHFELPGPRMVVTNLLSRNLDQQRQRRLEQQRNQVVQEQELMMNACQKINPGLLEMVDGYVPNHSTLCEEPPLPPNTYYNRPKKIVRVQLRKIPKKQSKIKTCTTDGNDKPNLKAMLKSLKPVPRTRQAPLVENTPRDLLLNDIRQSNVAYLKPVPLPKLLS; translated from the exons ATGGCAGGCAGCTCGGCAGCACTGCTGCGTGCTGAGTTCTGGACATTTGCTCCGGGAAGACCGAGGGACAGGAAGTCTCCAGCTGAAGTCCAAACTTTCCCCAGCGATCTTTTCTTCCAGAAGGCACCGACCATGTCTGACTGCAGCCAGGAACAGGACGACAATGAGCCCAACAGCGGGGAGCTGGATGAGGATGAAATCCTGGCAACTCTGTCTCCCGAAGAATTGAAGCAACTGCAAAACGAGATGGAAGTTCTGGACCCTGACCCGCTTGTGCCCTTAGGGCAGAggcagagagatcacactgagaaagcACCCACTGGCTCCTTCGATCACAGATCCCTGATTGACTACTTGTACTGGGAGAAGGAGTCCAGCCGATTGCTGGAGGAGGAAAGGATCCCGGTCATTCTGCTGAacagtgag CAGACTGTAGAAGGAAGAACTGAAGAACCACCAGCTGAAAAGGAGTGTGAAGAAGAGAAGAGTAAAAGTGAAAGAGACAGAGATAAAGAAGAAGAAAGCACCAAACATCTGAATGGAAATGGTCAGCGGATTCAGCAAGATAATAAACTGGAGAACAAAGAAATCAAATACAAAtcagagaaagagaaggagacaTTGGAGATGATGAAGGCACAGCAAGTCAAAGATCTGCCAGTGATTGAACCTGAACTTCAAACCGAAGATAATGGCAGTAACCAGCTGGAGGGATCGGGGAAGACCATTCCGGATCAACCTAATGACCAGCCGAAGATTGAAGACCCCATTCTCTTGTGCAATAAGACAGAGGCTTGTTCCTCCACTGAAGAACAGGTTGAATGCAATAACAATAAAAAAGGCAGCGAAGAAGAAATTTCTACACTACCCAAAGAAAGCCAAGAAAATACTGAGGGGAAACCAAGAAAAGGAAAGGTTGGAAAGAAGGTAGGACTGGACAGTAGTTTCCTCAAACTGACTGCAAGGCCTTCGGGAAACCCAACGCTCTTGGATGAGTCATTGGCAGATATTCGCAATAACAAACCTGACCTTAAAGAGGTCAACCTGAACAATGTGGAAAATATCCCAAAAGATATGCTGAAAAGCTTTGTGGAAGCTTTGAAGAAGAACAAACATGTCACTTCATTCAGCATCACAAATACAGGTGCTGATGATGAAATTGCCTTTGCCATAGCCAACATGCTAAGAGAGAACAAAAAAATTGTTACCCTTaatattgaatccaatttcatcACAGGAAAAGGCATTGTGGCTATCATGAGGTGCTTACAGTTCAATGAGATTCTCACTGAGCTGAGGTTTCACAACCAGAGACATATGTTGGGTCATCATGCTGAGATGGAGATTGCCAGACTTCTCAAAGCCAACACCACCCTCCTGAAGTTGGGTTATCACTTTGAGCTGCCAGGGCCCAGAATGGTGGTCACCAACTTGCTAAGTCGCAATCTAGATCAACAGAGACAACGGAGGTTGGAGCAGCAGAGAAACCAGGTTGTGCAGGAACAAGAATTGATGATGAATGCCTGTCAAAAAATTAACCCAggcctgctggagatggtggatgGATATGTGCCCAATCACTCCACCCTCTGTGAAGAACCTCCCCTTCCACCAAATACCTATTACAATCGTCCAAAGAAAATTGTTCGAGTACAGCTCAGAAAAATTCCCAAAAAACAAAGTAAAATTAAAACTTGTACTACAGACGGGAATGACAAACCAAACCTGAAGGCAATGTTAAAGTCACTAAAGCCAGTTCCCAGGACTCGACAAGCTCCTTTAGTTGAAAATACCCCTCGAGATCTGTTATTAAATGATATTCGTCAGAGCAACGTGGCTTATTTAAAACCT GTTCCACTTCCAAAGCTGTTGAGTTGA